In Nocardioides conyzicola, one genomic interval encodes:
- a CDS encoding redox-sensing transcriptional repressor Rex — MEKATAVTGRTSADSSRDIPEATVARLPIYLRALTTLSEQGTSTCSSEELAAAAGVNSAKLRKDLSYLGSYGTRGVGYDVEYLRYQIAREIGVTQDWPVVIVGIGNLGQALANYSGFRSRGFRVVALLDADPARRDEVVAGIEVQAFDNLEQIVRDHDVAIGVIATPAVAAQDVADRMVACGVTSILNFAPIVLAVPDQVDVRKVDLSIELQILAYHEQRKAATA; from the coding sequence ATGGAGAAGGCAACTGCAGTGACCGGACGGACCTCAGCCGACAGCTCTCGGGACATTCCCGAAGCAACCGTCGCGCGGTTGCCCATCTACCTGCGAGCCCTGACCACGCTCTCCGAGCAGGGCACCAGCACCTGCTCCAGCGAGGAGCTCGCCGCGGCCGCGGGCGTCAACAGCGCCAAGCTGCGCAAGGACCTCTCCTACCTCGGCAGCTACGGCACCCGCGGCGTCGGGTACGACGTCGAGTACCTGCGCTACCAGATCGCCCGCGAGATCGGCGTCACCCAGGACTGGCCCGTCGTGATCGTCGGCATCGGCAACCTCGGCCAGGCCCTCGCCAACTACTCCGGCTTCCGCAGCCGTGGCTTCCGGGTGGTCGCGCTCCTCGACGCCGACCCGGCGCGCCGCGACGAGGTCGTCGCCGGCATCGAGGTGCAGGCCTTCGACAACCTCGAGCAGATCGTGCGGGACCACGACGTCGCGATCGGCGTGATCGCGACGCCCGCCGTCGCCGCGCAGGACGTCGCCGACCGGATGGTCGCGTGCGGCGTCACCAGCATCCTCAACTTCGCGCCGATCGTGCTCGCGGTGCCCGACCAGGTCGACGTACGCAAGGTGGACCTGTCGATCGAGCTGCAGATCCTGGCGTACCACGAGCAGCGGAAGGCGGCCACGGCGTGA
- a CDS encoding glutaredoxin family protein translates to MTGPRVTLYSRPGCHLCDDARAVIERVCAELGETYAEVSIDDDPALGERFGEEIPVTFVDGRQHDFWRVDEQRLRTALTA, encoded by the coding sequence ATGACCGGGCCACGGGTCACCCTCTACTCCCGACCGGGTTGCCACCTCTGTGATGACGCCCGCGCGGTGATCGAGCGGGTCTGCGCGGAGCTCGGCGAGACGTACGCCGAGGTCTCGATCGACGACGACCCGGCGCTGGGGGAGCGGTTCGGCGAGGAGATCCCGGTGACCTTCGTCGACGGTCGCCAGCACGACTTCTGGCGGGTCGACGAGCAGCGGCTACGGACCGCACTGACCGCCTGA